A stretch of DNA from Schizosaccharomyces osmophilus chromosome 2, complete sequence:
GACATAAGTAATTTAAAGCTTGAATGGTATCCCGTTGTTTATCTTTCCATCGCATAGTTGAAGTTCTCATATTCTGTAACTACCACTGTACGATTAGTTTCCATATAGTCTCTAGCTtaacaaaataaacaaagagcCTATTCAACATTTAAAATAGTATATTAAATAGACAAAGTTTGCTAGTCGCTTGCGTTTACGACGTAAATAAGAATTGTTGTTACTCTATGTGGTAGTGAAAATGGGTGTAAGACAGGTAGCTTGCAGCAATGCTGTTCGTTCAAAAGTCGTTATACAGTctatacaaaaaaatattgatCGTTACATTCATTGTGTTTATTTGTAAGTAAATTTGGTGTTGTTTTACATTTACGGTTactaaaaaagaatataaagGTGgataaaaggaaatgctTAGTCTATTCACGAAACAGATTATCTAAAGtataattcaataaatttaatGTTTAACTTCGTAACTGCGACGGAACATGTCATCAATGCCAGTAAGGTAATAAGTACCAGAGCGAAGGCGGTCGACATTGCCTTGGGGAGTAaagttcttcttcaaatgtGCCTGGTGGCGCAATTCAATGGCGTTTTCGTACTCGACAGGAGTCATGGAATGACGGCTTTCAACATCGTTAACAAAGTTAGCCTTGTGGGCAATATTGGAGACATCACCTTTGATGgccaaagaaaagaaagaagaggcTAAGCCAGAACCATAAGAGTAAGCGCCGACACGCTTACCTTGAAGTTCAGCGGCAGGAACACGTGAAAGGAGGGAGGTAAGGCAAGAGAAGACACTGGCAGTGTACATGTTACCGCAATTAGTAGGAGCATAAATACTGGAATGGACACGCTGATTATAACGTTCTTTGGTAATAGCCATTAAGGTTTTCTCAAGAGTCTTATCGGTAAGAGTCTTGGCGGCAGGTAATGTATTAAGGAGCTCACGGACACTATCCAATTCAGCAACGCCAGGTTGATCAGCATAGTCAGTGTAAAGAAGGCGAGCATAAGCTTTTTGAACTTGCTTACAAGTGGGGGCATGGAAGACGCAGTAGTCGAAACGGTCAATGCCTAGTCCCTTCGACTTTCCATTCTTGGCAGCATCACGAACATTATAAGCAGCATAGGCTTTGTCTAAAGCTCTGACATAACACTCAAGAGAGAAATGACCATCAACATAAGGGTATTCACTGGTCAAATCAGGCTTGTAAAAGTCATAAGCGTGTTCCATGTGAGTACCACGCAAGCCTGGTTCTAAAACGATAGGAGCGTTGGGACCAACCAAGAGAGCAACACATCCGGCACCACCGGTAGGTCTGGCATTGCCTTTGTCATACAAAGCAATGTCGCCAGCAACTACGATGGCATCCCGACCATCCCAGGCGGAAGACTCAATCCAGTCGACAGTGTTAAAAAGGGCATTTACACCACCATAACAGGCATTGACGCAATCGATACCTTCGACGTTGCTATTTTCACCCAGGAGTTGCATCAAAACACTCTTGACAGACTTGGACTTGTCAATGAGAGTTTCGGTACCAACTTCCAAGCGGCCAATATTGTTAACATCAatttggtatttttgaatgagTTGAGAAAGAGCAGTAAGGGCGAAAGAATAGATATCTTCGCGGTCGTCAACAAAAGCCATTTTGTTCAATCCGAGGCCAATGGTATACTTTCCGGCAGAAACACCATCGTGTTCCTCCAAAGCAGATTGTCCAACATACTGTTGTAAAAGATTAGTAATGAAAGCCAGACGAGAGCGAAGAGAGCACACGATAGGAagccaaaagaaaagtcagACACAAAACGCGCAACATACATAATTCCGTAGGAGCACGTTTTTACTCTACCGCgtaatttcttcttttgttttcgttttctattacaaagaaaagagaaagaaagcacTTACTTGATTGGGGGTATAAAGGAAGAGACCTTTGATACCGATATCCTTTCGATCAAAAGacatttctttattataaGCTCGATTTATTTTGTCTTCTTAAAGACTGAATGGAAGAATGAATTTCTATGAAGAATCCGCAGGTGTCTACGCGTTCGTAAAAGGAGAAGGAAAGGTCGGAAGCACTAGCTAAAGGCTTGGCGATAGCTGccacttttgtttgtatatAACGAACGGTAACGAAGGTATGGCATAACACACTCGGATacattagtaaataaataaaaatggtaattaataaaaaagagagaaaaacaagaatatTTCGGTTTCATTTTATAAGACTTACCGAATTTTGTATATAAACAATGAATCTTAATACTTGAAAAATAATGAGAATTGATCTATAAATTTGAGCTACTGGAGATTTAAACAATACAGTGGTCCTTCAGTTTTCTCTTCATTAGTTTACTTACAACACTTACGAACGCGTTCATCCATTTTGCCAAATTACTTATAGCACGCTCGCCTACCAGAGTCAATTCAATGCAATAAAACAAgcatggaagaagaaaaaaggttgATGAATTCCTCTTTTCATCCTTGTCTTGctacttctttttgtttttattttttactctTAGCATGATAATTCTTTGATAATAGGATATTTGAGTAACGATAACAAGTAACATTTTTGATGATTCTACTCTTCCGAGACACACGCGTAGGGTCagtcaattcttttcactTCCCTACTAAGACCAATTCTTGCTGAAGGGCAGTTGCGAGAGGAAACTATTTGAGAATTACCATAATCACGTATGAAAGAGTGTAAACATAATTTCTGTACGTTACAAACCAAGTGAATTTTCGAATACGCTCAAGTCGAAGATATCCTTAAGACGTGAAATAACGCTTTTTTTAATGCGTATTTGCGCTCTTATCATCGATTTGTACTTTAGATTTTGAGTGCTAGTCGTTTAATCTTGCTTGTTCctgttcttttcttttactctCATTTGTCTTTCTGTGTTCCGTTTATATattctcaaaaagaattgcttcTCCTCTCTTTCATTCTAAagtgctttttttttatttgtgttaatatccttttttttactgtATTTTCTTATTACTACGGCTGtgctttgtttgttttattaCTATTCGCTTCCATTTGgatatttgtttactaacgtTGTTTGCGCGGAAATAACATCAATATCTAAGTTGCTAAACTCTCTCTTAGGAAGTAAACGTATTGTGGTCGGAATTgagttttgtttacttttggTCAATGCTACTTCCACCAACACTTTCTTTATAATTCTAGTACCCTACCTTATAACGAAGAATTGTGCTGTTAATAGtctttattatttgtttatttatttttatcataTTTCCTGATGGATTTAGGACGCGTAAAATCTTCAAGCTCTGTTGACGAAGGGCAATTGTCCAACAATAAACAATCAAGCCATCAGAACCCATTTGAAACTCCTTTGGAATTCGAAGCAGTcgaaaaatcatcaaaaaagtCGAGTGAAATTGCAAATGTTGATCAGGGAGTTATTAACCCCGAGCTTTCCTTATCCGGTCATCATGGCTTTAATGATACGGTGGAATGTCAACCTGTAGGTAAACGTATCTGGGTCCTTGCCGCAGCTGCAGGTATTGGAGGACTTCTCTTCGGTTATGACACAGGTGTTATTTCTGGTGCTCTAGTCGTTATGGGAGATAGTTTAGGGAAAACCTTGACTGATGGGGATAAAGAATACATCACATCATCAACGTCACTAGGAGCCCTCATCGGTGGTATCACCGCCGGTGCGCTTGCTGACTTTCTAGGTAGAAGGCCAGTCATTGCTATAACTAGTGTTTTTGTCATCGTTGGCTCTATCGTGCAGGCCACTGCTCATACTTTATGGCATATGATTGCTGGTCGTTTCATTATAGGTATTGGCGTCGGTGTAGCTTCTCTTATTGTACCTCTGTATCTTAGTGAACTAGCACCATCCAAAATCCGTGGTCGCCTTGTGATTGTCTATGTATTTCTAATCACTCTCGGTCAGGTTATAGCGTATGGTATCGATACTGCATTTGAACATGTTATTAATGGTTGGCGTTGGATGGTGGGCCTTGCTATTGTCCCAGCTTTTATTCAAGCGGTTATATTAGTCTGGCTTCCTGAGTCTCCTCGCCTTTTGatcaaaaaagataaagcTAAAAAAGCCTTCAAGACCTTAGCAAGTATTTATCCAACAGCTCATCCATATGAGATTGAAACCAAACTTCATATTATTCAGGAAGGTGTCCGTGATCCTTTTACTGGTACTAGATTCCAGAAAGTTATGAAAACATTCAAAGAGCTTTACTTCGTACCTTCCAATTTTCGAGCTCTTGTCCTTGCTTGTGGCTTACAAGCATTACAACAGCTTTCTGGCTTTAACTCTCTCATGTACTTTTCAAGTACTATCTTCCAAACAGTTGGGTTTGACAATCCAACTGCAACTGGTCTTATTATAGCTGGAaccaattttgtttttaccaTTGCTGCTTTCACAGTGATTGATCGCTTTGGCCGTCGCATATTATTGTTAGTTACTCTTTTGGGCATGATCGGTGCACTCATTGTGTGTGCTGTcgcttttcattttttaccaaaagacGAAAATGGAAACATTAAGGCAGGACAGGGAAATCCATGGGCTATTGttgttttaatttctaTGATTTTTTATGTTGCATCGTATGCTTCAGGTCTTGGTAATCTTCCTTGGCAACAGTCGGAATTATTTCCAATGTCTGTTCGTGGGTTAGGTACAGGTATGGCTACTGCTATAAATTGGGCAAGTAATCTGGCTATCGGAGCTACATTTTTGACTTTAATGAGGGAAATAACTCCTACAGGTACGTTTGCATTATATGGTGGTCTTTGTGCTGGCGGCTGGGTTATGTCATATTTTTGCTATCCAGAATTTGCTGATTATacaattgaagaaatcgGTATTCTGCTGAAAGACGGATTTGGTGTTAAAGAAAGTATGGAGCAT
This window harbors:
- the hcs1 gene encoding 3-hydroxy-3-methylglutaryl-CoA synthase, coding for MSFDRKDIGIKGLFLYTPNQYVGQSALEEHDGVSAGKYTIGLGLNKMAFVDDREDIYSFALTALSQLIQKYQIDVNNIGRLEVGTETLIDKSKSVKSVLMQLLGENSNVEGIDCVNACYGGVNALFNTVDWIESSAWDGRDAIVVAGDIALYDKGNARPTGGAGCVALLVGPNAPIVLEPGLRGTHMEHAYDFYKPDLTSEYPYVDGHFSLECYVRALDKAYAAYNVRDAAKNGKSKGLGIDRFDYCVFHAPTCKQVQKAYARLLYTDYADQPGVAELDSVRELLNTLPAAKTLTDKTLEKTLMAITKERYNQRVHSSIYAPTNCGNMYTASVFSCLTSLLSRVPAAELQGKRVGAYSYGSGLASSFFSLAIKGDVSNIAHKANFVNDVESRHSMTPVEYENAIELRHQAHLKKNFTPQGNVDRLRSGTYYLTGIDDMFRRSYEVKH
- the itr1 gene encoding myo-inositol transmembrane transporter Itr1 produces the protein MDLGRVKSSSSVDEGQLSNNKQSSHQNPFETPLEFEAVEKSSKKSSEIANVDQGVINPELSLSGHHGFNDTVECQPVGKRIWVLAAAAGIGGLLFGYDTGVISGALVVMGDSLGKTLTDGDKEYITSSTSLGALIGGITAGALADFLGRRPVIAITSVFVIVGSIVQATAHTLWHMIAGRFIIGIGVGVASLIVPLYLSELAPSKIRGRLVIVYVFLITLGQVIAYGIDTAFEHVINGWRWMVGLAIVPAFIQAVILVWLPESPRLLIKKDKAKKAFKTLASIYPTAHPYEIETKLHIIQEGVRDPFTGTRFQKVMKTFKELYFVPSNFRALVLACGLQALQQLSGFNSLMYFSSTIFQTVGFDNPTATGLIIAGTNFVFTIAAFTVIDRFGRRILLLVTLLGMIGALIVCAVAFHFLPKDENGNIKAGQGNPWAIVVLISMIFYVASYASGLGNLPWQQSELFPMSVRGLGTGMATAINWASNLAIGATFLTLMREITPTGTFALYGGLCAGGWVMSYFCYPEFADYTIEEIGILLKDGFGVKESMEHLRRVRQERAWSQEDDQSKA